Proteins from one Oscillatoria nigro-viridis PCC 7112 genomic window:
- the nth gene encoding endonuclease III: MIKKLSLKQRSLEILIRLKRLYPEAPCTLNYETPVQLLVATILSAQCTDDRVNLVTPALFKRFPDAVALANADIEELESLVRSTGFYRNKSKNIKGACQAIVNKFNNQVPQRMELLLELPGVARKTANVVLAHAFGINMGVTVDTHVKRLSQRLGLTEHTDPTRIERDLMILLPQPDWENWSIRLVYHGRAVCNARNPACNICKLADLCPSANS; encoded by the coding sequence ATGATTAAAAAGTTAAGTTTAAAACAACGATCGCTCGAAATTCTGATTCGCCTCAAACGCCTCTATCCAGAAGCTCCTTGTACTCTCAACTACGAAACTCCCGTGCAGTTGCTGGTGGCGACGATTCTTTCGGCTCAGTGTACGGACGATCGAGTAAATTTGGTAACGCCGGCTTTGTTTAAGCGTTTCCCCGATGCGGTGGCTTTGGCAAATGCTGATATAGAAGAACTCGAAAGTCTCGTGCGATCGACTGGTTTCTACCGGAATAAGTCTAAAAATATTAAAGGTGCTTGTCAGGCGATCGTCAATAAATTTAACAATCAAGTGCCGCAGCGGATGGAACTGCTGCTAGAATTGCCCGGAGTTGCCCGCAAAACTGCTAATGTCGTTCTCGCCCACGCTTTTGGTATTAATATGGGCGTGACCGTAGACACTCACGTCAAACGTTTGAGTCAGCGGTTGGGATTGACCGAACATACCGATCCTACAAGGATCGAGCGGGATTTGATGATATTGTTGCCGCAGCCGGATTGGGAAAATTGGTCGATTCGGTTGGTTTATCACGGCAGGGCAGTTTGTAATGCGAGAAATCCGGCTTGCAATATTTGCAAACTTGCAGATTTGTGCCCTTCTGCTAATAGTTAG
- the rseP gene encoding RIP metalloprotease RseP, with product MSVLAAIAVLGILIVVHELGHFLAARLQHIHVNRFSIGFGPILWKYQGPETEYALRAFPLGGFVGFPDDDPDSTIPPNDPNLLKNRPVLDRAIVISAGVIANLIFAYFLLVVQLSTVGAAQMNYLPGVKVPEVAAEVSSAAKQAGIRSGDVVLSVDGKELGASGEAIKLLVTAIQDHPNQPLALEIQRQEQKFVVTVIPEESPDGKGRIGVQLTSNGTVVRQRAPIVEAFSKAATEFERIVVLTVQGFGQLFSNFSQTADKLSGPVAIVAIGAGIAKSDAASLFQYAVLISINLAVINILPLPALDGGQLAFLFIEGLRGKPLPNRIQENFMQTGLVLLLGLGVFLIIRDTANLAGFDLRNFMQ from the coding sequence ATGTCAGTTTTGGCAGCGATCGCAGTTTTAGGTATCTTGATTGTCGTTCACGAACTCGGCCACTTCCTGGCGGCGAGACTTCAACACATCCACGTCAACCGCTTCTCCATCGGTTTCGGGCCCATCCTGTGGAAGTACCAAGGCCCGGAAACTGAATACGCCCTCCGCGCCTTTCCCCTGGGAGGTTTCGTGGGTTTCCCGGACGACGATCCCGACAGTACAATTCCCCCAAATGACCCGAATTTGCTCAAAAATCGCCCCGTGCTCGATCGGGCGATCGTCATTAGTGCAGGGGTAATTGCCAACTTAATTTTTGCTTATTTCCTGCTGGTAGTGCAATTGAGCACTGTCGGCGCTGCACAAATGAACTACCTACCGGGAGTTAAAGTCCCCGAAGTCGCCGCCGAAGTCAGTTCGGCCGCGAAACAAGCGGGAATTCGATCGGGCGACGTTGTTCTGTCTGTTGACGGCAAGGAATTGGGCGCTTCCGGCGAAGCAATCAAATTATTGGTCACAGCAATCCAAGATCATCCCAACCAACCCCTAGCTTTGGAAATTCAGCGCCAAGAACAAAAATTTGTGGTGACTGTAATTCCTGAAGAGTCGCCCGACGGCAAAGGTCGCATTGGCGTGCAGCTAACTTCTAACGGCACTGTGGTGCGGCAGAGGGCCCCAATTGTAGAGGCGTTTAGCAAGGCCGCTACAGAATTTGAGCGGATTGTGGTGCTGACGGTTCAAGGTTTTGGGCAGTTATTTAGCAATTTCAGCCAAACTGCCGACAAGTTGTCCGGGCCTGTGGCGATTGTGGCGATTGGTGCAGGTATTGCCAAATCGGATGCTGCGAGTTTGTTTCAGTATGCTGTGCTAATTAGCATCAATTTGGCTGTGATTAATATCTTGCCTTTACCTGCTTTAGATGGCGGCCAGCTAGCTTTTCTGTTCATAGAAGGACTGCGGGGCAAGCCTCTGCCGAACCGCATTCAGGAAAATTTTATGCAGACTGGTTTGGTGTTGTTGCTGGGTTTGGGAGTTTTCTTGATTATTCGCGATACTGCTAATTTGGCTGGGTTTGATTTGCGAAATTTCATGCAATAG
- a CDS encoding Uma2 family endonuclease, whose protein sequence is MTVTDLRLWTVDEYRRMTETGILNPDERVELIDGQIISSSAKNPPHAATNLCAADYLRNLLAGLALIRIQDPVTLSINSEPEPDIAERAN, encoded by the coding sequence ATGACTGTAACAGATTTACGCTTGTGGACTGTAGACGAATACCGCCGCATGACCGAAACAGGCATTCTCAATCCCGATGAACGAGTCGAATTAATTGACGGGCAAATTATTTCAAGCAGTGCAAAAAATCCTCCCCACGCAGCAACTAACCTCTGTGCAGCCGACTATCTCAGAAATCTGCTGGCAGGACTTGCTTTAATTCGCATCCAAGACCCGGTTACTCTAAGTATAAATTCAGAACCAGAACCGGATATTGCTGAGCGTGCAAATTGA
- a CDS encoding Uma2 family endonuclease, with the protein MQIDPRLYQDCHPAPDNIFLLIEIADTTLETDRKRKATAYAKAGITDYWILDVNTRQVYVFREPGEANYRQETVFNEDDVLSMLVFPEIEVQISQLFP; encoded by the coding sequence GTGCAAATTGACCCTCGGCTGTACCAAGATTGTCATCCCGCACCAGACAATATTTTCTTATTAATAGAAATAGCTGACACGACTTTAGAAACAGACCGCAAGCGGAAAGCAACGGCTTATGCTAAGGCGGGAATTACTGATTATTGGATACTTGATGTTAACACGCGGCAAGTTTATGTTTTTCGCGAACCGGGCGAGGCAAACTACCGACAAGAAACAGTATTTAATGAAGATGATGTTTTGTCAATGCTGGTCTTTCCCGAAATAGAAGTTCAGATTTCGCAACTGTTTCCTTAA
- a CDS encoding MFS transporter produces MSNTSPPQPAAKKPATQKLSFSTKLAYGAGDLGPAITANVLAFYLLVFFTNVAGLPADLASNILVIGKVWDAINDPIVGVLSDRTSHPWGRRYPWIIYGGIPFGIFFLLQWIVPSTDHTVLFWYYVAIGILFNTAYTAVNLPYTALTPELTQDYNERTSLNSFRFAFSIGGSIFSLILALIIFRVFEKDPNQQYLVLGAICAVISVLPLYWCVLGTRKHVAAKLLENAELDNSTSLPLKEQLQIAFSNRPFLYVIGIYLFSWLGVQLTATIIPYFVVNWMQQPQYVFSLVAIAVQGTALIMLFVWSQVSERYGKKAVYFMGMSLWIIAQAGLFFLQPGQVLQMYLLAVMAGVGVSTAYLIPWSMIPDVIELDELQTGERREGVFYSFMVLLQKIGLAGGLWLVGQALARAGFLSTVPGQPAPVQPDSALFAIRVAIGPLPTIALIAGMILTYFYPITREVHAEILLKLRERKAQHQ; encoded by the coding sequence ATGAGCAACACTTCCCCCCCTCAACCAGCCGCCAAAAAGCCCGCAACACAAAAACTCAGTTTCTCGACAAAATTAGCTTACGGTGCCGGCGACCTCGGCCCGGCAATTACCGCTAATGTTTTGGCATTTTACCTCCTAGTTTTCTTTACCAATGTCGCTGGTTTACCTGCCGACTTAGCCAGCAATATTTTGGTGATCGGCAAGGTTTGGGATGCCATAAATGACCCGATTGTGGGGGTTTTGAGCGATCGCACTTCTCACCCTTGGGGCCGCCGATATCCTTGGATAATATATGGTGGCATTCCCTTCGGCATATTCTTCTTATTGCAGTGGATTGTACCTAGCACGGATCACACAGTGTTATTTTGGTACTATGTTGCGATCGGCATTTTGTTCAACACCGCCTACACGGCTGTCAATCTTCCCTACACTGCCCTGACTCCAGAACTTACTCAAGACTACAACGAACGCACTAGCCTTAATAGTTTTCGGTTTGCTTTCTCCATTGGCGGCAGCATCTTTTCATTAATCTTAGCTCTAATTATCTTTCGTGTATTTGAAAAAGACCCAAATCAACAATATTTAGTATTAGGTGCAATCTGTGCAGTTATCTCTGTCTTGCCTTTGTACTGGTGCGTTTTGGGAACTCGCAAGCACGTCGCAGCCAAACTATTAGAAAACGCAGAACTAGATAATTCTACATCCTTGCCACTGAAAGAACAGTTGCAGATTGCCTTTAGCAATCGCCCTTTTTTGTACGTAATTGGAATTTATCTTTTTTCTTGGCTGGGAGTGCAGTTGACTGCTACTATTATTCCCTACTTTGTTGTTAACTGGATGCAACAGCCCCAGTACGTTTTTAGCTTGGTGGCGATCGCAGTTCAAGGCACTGCACTAATCATGCTATTTGTTTGGAGTCAAGTCAGCGAGAGATACGGCAAAAAAGCCGTATATTTTATGGGCATGAGTTTGTGGATTATTGCCCAAGCTGGACTGTTTTTTCTGCAACCAGGACAAGTATTGCAGATGTACTTATTAGCAGTCATGGCAGGTGTCGGAGTTTCCACGGCTTATCTAATACCTTGGTCGATGATACCGGATGTGATCGAACTCGACGAACTGCAAACAGGAGAAAGACGCGAAGGCGTTTTCTATTCGTTTATGGTACTGCTGCAAAAAATCGGATTGGCAGGGGGTTTGTGGTTGGTAGGCCAAGCATTAGCAAGAGCTGGATTTCTATCTACAGTTCCCGGACAGCCGGCACCCGTACAGCCAGATTCTGCGCTCTTTGCGATTCGAGTTGCGATCGGGCCGCTGCCCACAATTGCTTTAATTGCTGGCATGATTCTTACATATTTTTATCCCATAACCCGCGAAGTTCATGCAGAAATATTGTTGAAACTTCGAGAAAGAAAAGCACAACATCAATAA
- a CDS encoding GumC family protein: MEREQDAHIVPISNQSRQVQQFSGDEGEELSAQPQKGLNLKPLLRTFQRQALIIIGIIGLVGGGVVYQIKGAKKTYQGDFRMLVEPVTTEARIADPSALANRSEGGGVPNRDFFSLDYATQLQILQSPQMLSAIVKQVQKRYPEVTEEVLKKFLVVVRIGENEMTLTKILEVRFMGTDPKLVEFVLQETKKKYLKYSLEERKTRIGEGVKFIEDQLPGLNKRVNDLKSELQVIQQQQKITDPKEQGAQLIQQVRTVETLELETQRLLQEQKTLYANLQKQLDFTPNEAIAASALSEEPQYKELLIKVKEVEGQIAVETARFKSANPIVEALERKRANLVALLNQQTDRILGQNLVGTQANSKVQNFQNSIRIGLIKQLVDTANQVEVLEARLQAISQTKNNLNRQATEFPSIARRYNELQQQLEVAARTRDQLLSQRETLRVQAAQSQVPWEIISEPGIPRDAKGNLVPVASKAKNKLMMAVVGALVLGLGAAILIEKFRNIFYCTDDVKDAVEAPLLGAIPLDKNARKLQPSIANAYAYLEGKEGNKKNAAEFIEAFDSLYTNIRFLSSNRTISSLAIGSATVGEGKSTVALNLAHVAALAGQRVLLVDANLHSPSLHLLLELPNVKGLSNLLDNKNEPDEMIQRSHLADNLFVLTAGLPGSGTARRLASSQMQYLMEELQAQFDLVIYDTPPLADSKDTNFLAARTDGILMVVAIQQVPLSVVKKVFSQLENFGIPCLGTVANHAPKRKKYPPSRSSVVEDKNEYLNLAPAPSGIRKLAPKKE, encoded by the coding sequence ATGGAAAGAGAACAGGACGCTCATATCGTACCCATTAGCAACCAGAGCCGACAGGTGCAGCAATTTTCCGGTGACGAGGGAGAAGAGTTAAGCGCGCAGCCTCAGAAAGGATTGAATCTAAAGCCGTTGTTGAGGACTTTTCAGCGACAAGCCTTAATCATTATTGGCATTATAGGTCTAGTAGGCGGTGGAGTTGTTTATCAGATCAAGGGAGCCAAGAAAACATATCAAGGCGATTTTCGGATGCTAGTGGAACCCGTGACAACGGAGGCAAGAATTGCTGACCCCTCTGCCCTAGCCAATCGCAGCGAGGGAGGAGGAGTACCTAATAGAGATTTTTTTAGTTTGGACTACGCAACTCAACTTCAAATTCTCCAGAGTCCTCAGATGCTGTCGGCTATTGTTAAACAAGTCCAAAAACGATATCCAGAAGTTACCGAGGAAGTTCTTAAAAAATTTTTAGTGGTTGTGCGGATTGGAGAAAATGAGATGACCCTCACTAAAATTTTGGAAGTTCGCTTCATGGGGACCGATCCTAAGTTAGTTGAGTTCGTTTTACAAGAAACTAAAAAGAAATATTTAAAGTACAGTCTTGAGGAACGCAAGACTCGGATTGGTGAAGGTGTTAAATTTATTGAAGACCAGCTTCCGGGACTCAATAAGCGCGTAAACGACCTGAAATCGGAGTTACAGGTGATACAGCAGCAGCAAAAGATTACCGATCCTAAAGAACAAGGCGCGCAATTAATCCAGCAAGTTCGTACCGTAGAAACTTTAGAGTTAGAAACTCAAAGGCTACTGCAAGAACAGAAAACGCTGTACGCTAACTTGCAAAAACAATTAGATTTTACACCAAATGAAGCTATTGCCGCTTCCGCTTTAAGCGAAGAACCTCAATATAAAGAGTTGCTGATCAAGGTTAAGGAAGTAGAAGGTCAGATTGCTGTAGAAACAGCTCGTTTTAAATCTGCTAACCCTATAGTGGAAGCTTTAGAGCGCAAGCGGGCAAATTTAGTAGCTTTGCTCAACCAGCAAACAGATCGAATTTTGGGGCAAAATTTAGTAGGCACCCAAGCCAATTCTAAAGTTCAGAATTTTCAAAATTCTATTCGCATAGGCTTGATTAAACAATTGGTTGATACTGCTAACCAAGTTGAAGTTTTAGAAGCTCGCCTTCAGGCAATCAGCCAAACTAAAAACAATTTAAACCGACAAGCAACAGAATTCCCCAGCATAGCCCGCCGCTACAACGAACTGCAACAGCAATTAGAAGTAGCCGCCCGCACCCGCGATCAACTTTTAAGCCAGCGGGAAACTCTGCGCGTCCAAGCAGCTCAAAGCCAAGTACCTTGGGAAATAATTTCTGAACCAGGCATACCGCGAGATGCTAAGGGCAACCTCGTGCCAGTTGCATCGAAAGCTAAAAACAAATTGATGATGGCAGTTGTTGGGGCGCTAGTTTTGGGTCTGGGAGCTGCTATACTCATTGAAAAGTTCCGCAATATTTTCTACTGTACTGATGACGTTAAAGATGCGGTGGAAGCGCCTTTATTGGGAGCAATTCCTCTTGACAAAAATGCTAGAAAATTGCAGCCTTCTATTGCTAATGCCTATGCTTATCTTGAAGGAAAAGAGGGTAATAAGAAAAATGCTGCGGAATTTATAGAAGCTTTTGACTCTCTTTATACTAATATCCGCTTTCTTTCTTCAAATCGAACGATTAGCTCTTTGGCAATTGGTTCGGCTACAGTTGGCGAAGGAAAATCTACCGTTGCTTTAAACTTAGCTCACGTGGCAGCGCTGGCGGGTCAGCGAGTGCTGTTAGTAGACGCGAATTTGCATTCGCCCAGCCTGCACTTGCTGTTGGAACTGCCTAATGTCAAGGGATTGAGCAACTTGCTCGACAATAAAAACGAACCCGATGAAATGATCCAACGATCGCATCTAGCAGATAATCTTTTTGTATTAACTGCAGGTCTCCCGGGTTCTGGTACTGCCAGACGCCTGGCATCATCTCAGATGCAGTATTTAATGGAAGAACTTCAGGCACAATTTGACTTAGTTATCTACGATACGCCGCCGCTGGCGGACAGTAAAGATACGAATTTTTTAGCGGCGCGCACCGATGGAATACTGATGGTTGTAGCAATTCAGCAGGTTCCTCTTTCAGTTGTCAAAAAAGTTTTCAGTCAATTAGAAAATTTTGGCATACCATGCTTGGGAACAGTTGCGAATCATGCCCCTAAACGCAAGAAGTATCCACCATCTAGATCGTCAGTTGTTGAAGATAAAAATGAATATTTGAATTTGGCACCAGCACCGTCTGGTATCCGCAAACTAGCTCCTAAAAAAGAGTGA
- a CDS encoding CBS domain-containing protein, with the protein MPFYHPPLYSSALEQAIDRYPLTAGPETSLAVAIALMSQLQNSCPLVKTPLPSDRGAMTETSAPEKVRARCVFVVQNQQTITTGNLSDNHSRGLLIGILTPADLVRLIASGTIDSQHKVALHKIPISEVMSPVSVSLTESDDQDVFTALSLFRQHKIRYLPIVNQFRHLVGVLTRERIRQVLQPSNILKLRRVAELMTTPITAPHTASLLTITELMSEHQVSCVVITKNKELTMEKPKDDYTSIFHYSFHQPLGIITEYDIVQAQFLELNFKQTPAQKVMRTPLQFLQPSDSLWTAHKEMQQQQVQRLVVCGGRGELLGIITQTSLLRVLDPTEMYRVVKQLQQSVYQLQAEKVELLQSRNAKLEQQVRERTAKLHEQLQRDRLLTHISLRIHQSLNLEEILNASVDEVRQVLQADRVAILHLESSNYGIVVAESVAENWPSILGEIMPDNIWQESASVVEQEIYAVPDLDQACLSAEKYARFQQAQIKAYLIVPILQDGNLWGMMCVHQCSQSRQWQPSEVDLLLQLATQIAIAIQQAQLYQQVQNLNTDLERQVQERTAELQQKVHELQHLNVLKDEFLSTVSHELRTPLANIKMAIHMLRISPTPDRRQIYLEILETECTRETDLINALLDLQRLEAATCPIDLEPVNLEVWLPTIIDPFYTRAHDRHQDLRVECDRHLPTISSNRASLGRILAELLNNACKYTANNGEIFLKVECKNGDWEQDGQRTNSRQASAVASEIQFTLSNQSSISIEELPRIFEKFYRVPNADPWKQGGTGLGLALVQKLVEQLQGKIEVESRNGWTNFTVTFPTNPDGN; encoded by the coding sequence ATGCCGTTTTACCACCCGCCCCTTTACTCCTCAGCCTTAGAACAAGCGATCGATCGCTACCCCCTCACTGCCGGGCCAGAAACTTCCTTAGCAGTGGCGATCGCCCTGATGAGTCAGTTGCAAAACAGTTGTCCCCTAGTCAAAACACCTTTACCCTCAGACCGGGGGGCGATGACCGAAACATCCGCGCCGGAAAAGGTGCGGGCCCGCTGCGTGTTCGTCGTGCAGAACCAGCAGACTATTACCACAGGCAACTTATCCGACAACCACAGCCGCGGACTGTTAATCGGCATATTAACTCCCGCCGACCTAGTGAGGCTGATAGCTTCTGGCACAATAGACAGCCAGCACAAAGTAGCCCTGCACAAAATACCAATTTCCGAAGTGATGTCCCCGGTGTCGGTCTCCCTCACAGAATCCGATGACCAAGACGTGTTTACCGCCTTATCCTTATTTCGCCAGCACAAGATTCGCTATTTGCCGATCGTCAATCAATTTCGCCACTTGGTAGGAGTGCTGACGCGGGAAAGAATTCGCCAAGTATTGCAGCCTTCAAACATTCTTAAATTGCGGCGGGTAGCAGAATTAATGACTACGCCAATTACAGCGCCTCACACCGCCTCGCTGCTGACTATAACCGAACTGATGTCAGAGCATCAGGTCAGTTGCGTAGTGATTACAAAAAACAAAGAATTAACAATGGAGAAGCCCAAAGATGACTATACCTCCATTTTTCACTATTCCTTTCACCAACCCCTGGGAATTATTACCGAATATGACATTGTGCAGGCACAGTTTCTCGAACTAAATTTCAAGCAAACCCCAGCTCAAAAAGTCATGAGAACTCCCCTGCAATTTCTTCAACCTTCCGATTCCCTATGGACGGCGCACAAAGAAATGCAGCAGCAACAAGTGCAGCGGTTGGTCGTGTGCGGGGGGCGCGGAGAACTGTTGGGAATTATTACTCAGACCAGCTTGCTCAGAGTCCTCGACCCCACCGAAATGTACCGAGTTGTCAAACAGTTGCAGCAGTCGGTTTATCAATTGCAAGCCGAAAAAGTGGAACTGTTGCAAAGTCGCAATGCCAAACTGGAACAGCAGGTGCGGGAACGGACTGCAAAACTCCACGAACAATTGCAGCGCGATCGGCTGTTAACTCACATTTCCTTGCGGATTCACCAATCCTTAAACCTCGAAGAAATTCTCAACGCCAGCGTCGATGAAGTCCGCCAAGTTTTGCAAGCTGACCGAGTAGCAATCCTGCATTTAGAGTCCAGCAATTACGGCATTGTAGTCGCAGAATCCGTTGCCGAAAATTGGCCTTCAATCTTGGGAGAAATCATGCCGGATAATATTTGGCAAGAATCTGCTTCGGTGGTCGAACAGGAAATTTATGCGGTTCCGGATCTCGACCAAGCCTGTTTGAGCGCCGAAAAATATGCCCGGTTCCAGCAAGCGCAAATCAAAGCTTATTTGATTGTACCAATTTTGCAAGACGGCAATTTGTGGGGGATGATGTGTGTCCATCAGTGTTCCCAATCCCGTCAGTGGCAGCCTTCGGAAGTGGATTTGCTGCTGCAACTGGCAACTCAAATCGCGATCGCCATTCAGCAAGCCCAACTCTATCAGCAAGTCCAAAATCTCAACACCGACCTCGAACGCCAAGTCCAAGAACGCACCGCCGAATTGCAGCAAAAAGTTCACGAACTCCAGCATTTAAACGTCCTCAAAGATGAATTTCTCAGCACCGTTTCTCACGAACTGCGGACGCCTTTAGCTAATATAAAAATGGCTATTCATATGCTGAGAATTTCTCCCACACCCGATCGACGCCAGATTTATCTAGAAATTTTAGAAACAGAATGTACTAGAGAAACAGATTTGATTAATGCTTTGCTAGATTTGCAGCGGCTCGAAGCGGCAACTTGTCCGATCGACCTCGAACCAGTAAACTTAGAAGTCTGGCTGCCTACTATTATCGACCCGTTTTACACCCGGGCCCACGACCGCCACCAGGATTTGCGAGTAGAGTGCGATCGGCACCTCCCCACGATCAGTTCCAACCGCGCTAGTTTGGGACGAATTTTAGCCGAGCTCCTCAACAATGCCTGCAAATATACTGCCAATAACGGCGAAATTTTTCTGAAAGTTGAGTGCAAAAACGGAGACTGGGAACAAGACGGACAAAGGACAAATTCGCGACAAGCAAGTGCTGTGGCTTCAGAAATCCAATTTACACTCAGCAATCAATCGTCCATTTCCATAGAGGAATTGCCTCGAATTTTTGAGAAATTTTATCGAGTTCCCAACGCCGATCCTTGGAAACAAGGAGGTACAGGTTTGGGTTTAGCTTTGGTTCAAAAACTTGTCGAACAGTTGCAGGGAAAAATTGAGGTTGAAAGCAGGAATGGCTGGACTAATTTTACCGTCACATTTCCTACCAACCCTGATGGAAATTAG
- a CDS encoding HEAT repeat domain-containing protein, with product MTTLSLEQIAAKLESENSADRMVALANLRNVPAAEAVPLIKKVLNDESLQVRSMAVFALGVKPTAECYPILVKLLETDPDYGIRADAAGALGYLEDIRAFDALVRAFYEDTEWLVRFSAAVSLGNLKDARAREVLLKALDSEQVVIQQAAISALGEIKDLGAIDRLLNFAQSEDWLIRQRLAEALGNLPSVKSVSALKYLEKDSNSQVSEAATISLDRLSKAEA from the coding sequence ATGACAACTCTAAGCTTAGAGCAAATTGCAGCCAAGTTAGAAAGCGAAAATTCCGCCGATCGAATGGTGGCTTTGGCCAACTTGCGGAATGTGCCTGCTGCAGAGGCGGTGCCTTTGATTAAAAAGGTGTTGAACGACGAAAGTTTGCAAGTGCGATCGATGGCTGTGTTTGCTCTCGGGGTCAAACCCACAGCAGAGTGCTATCCCATTCTAGTCAAATTGCTAGAAACTGACCCGGATTACGGCATTCGCGCTGACGCTGCGGGTGCTTTGGGCTATCTGGAAGATATCAGAGCTTTTGATGCTTTGGTGCGGGCTTTTTACGAGGATACGGAATGGCTGGTGCGCTTCAGTGCTGCTGTTTCTCTGGGAAATCTCAAAGATGCCCGGGCCCGCGAGGTGCTGCTGAAAGCTCTCGACAGCGAGCAAGTGGTGATCCAGCAGGCGGCAATTTCGGCTTTGGGAGAAATTAAAGATCTTGGGGCGATCGATCGCCTCCTCAATTTTGCTCAGTCGGAAGATTGGCTGATCCGCCAGAGGCTGGCTGAAGCTTTGGGCAATTTGCCGAGTGTTAAGAGCGTTTCGGCTTTAAAATACTTAGAAAAAGATAGCAATTCTCAAGTATCTGAGGCGGCAACAATTTCTCTCGATCGTTTGTCAAAAGCAGAAGCGTGA
- a CDS encoding ArsR/SmtB family transcription factor, whose protein sequence is MVKNSPIAPPVADKSIAAGFHALSDPLRLQILELLREQELCVCDLCDRLSVPQSKLSFHLKALRDAALVRSRQEGRWIYYSLNLAQFVALEQYLAEYRRFSQILPARPCSDAG, encoded by the coding sequence ATGGTTAAAAATTCTCCGATCGCGCCTCCTGTTGCAGATAAATCGATCGCTGCTGGCTTTCACGCTCTTTCTGACCCCCTGCGGCTTCAGATTTTGGAGTTGCTGCGGGAACAGGAGTTGTGCGTGTGCGATTTGTGCGATCGACTTTCTGTCCCTCAGTCTAAACTCTCTTTTCACCTCAAAGCCTTGAGGGATGCAGCTTTAGTCCGCAGCCGCCAAGAAGGCCGCTGGATTTACTACAGCCTCAATTTAGCTCAGTTTGTCGCCCTCGAACAGTACCTCGCCGAATACCGCCGCTTCAGCCAGATCCTGCCGGCGCGCCCCTGTTCCGACGCGGGTTAA
- a CDS encoding MIP/aquaporin family protein yields MDATAHRLACARPDCRREAIAEFLGTFILVFAGTGAVMVNKTSAGSVTHLGISFVFGAVVTAMIYALGHISGAHFNPAVTLGFWASGYFPKYKVLPYVLGQCAGAIAASKVLLITLGKVANLGATIPLNGNWLQSLILETVLTFILMFVILGSGLDRRAHIGFAGIAIGLTVGLEAAFMGPITGASMNPARSLGPALVGGIWEHHWVYWVAPIWGAQLAVAVYREISNGFRDFN; encoded by the coding sequence ATGGATGCAACAGCTCATCGGTTAGCTTGTGCTCGGCCCGATTGCAGGCGAGAGGCGATCGCCGAATTTCTAGGTACATTTATTTTGGTTTTTGCAGGCACGGGTGCGGTGATGGTTAACAAAACTAGCGCTGGTTCCGTAACTCATTTAGGCATCAGTTTTGTATTTGGTGCAGTAGTAACTGCGATGATTTACGCCCTAGGACACATCAGCGGCGCACACTTTAATCCGGCCGTAACTTTAGGGTTTTGGGCGAGCGGTTATTTCCCAAAATATAAAGTTTTGCCTTACGTTTTAGGGCAGTGTGCGGGTGCGATCGCAGCTTCTAAAGTGCTGCTAATTACCCTAGGAAAAGTAGCAAATCTCGGTGCAACTATCCCTCTCAACGGTAACTGGTTGCAGTCTCTAATTTTAGAAACTGTTTTGACCTTTATCTTAATGTTTGTTATCCTCGGTTCAGGACTTGACAGACGCGCTCACATCGGGTTTGCCGGGATAGCAATTGGCTTAACTGTAGGGTTAGAAGCTGCATTTATGGGGCCGATTACCGGAGCGAGCATGAATCCGGCACGGTCTCTCGGCCCGGCTTTAGTTGGCGGCATTTGGGAACACCACTGGGTTTACTGGGTTGCTCCGATTTGGGGGGCACAATTAGCAGTCGCAGTTTATCGGGAAATATCTAACGGATTTCGGGACTTTAATTGA